A part of Fusarium oxysporum Fo47 chromosome III, complete sequence genomic DNA contains:
- a CDS encoding uncharacterized protein (domain of unknown function-domain containing protein), with translation MARDPLDKTSQHRRRQNALAQRNYRARQKERRRMLENLAISSIILPSTLDVLCTHGVAAAQKNYQDRAVGPSQLTRTMCPTIVDADFHSPDIAPGFTASDFFSCIDSCPETERRTFFLLMTKELFGIRDIIKYGLIFLGYPVSSSLYNNAMHLPMNQWLQDVQQSLGSFDLRAATKAGISILGKLNIPSGHNSRIHEIVTSPLSHFQTRDYILLCRISFVSAVFMNARHLGIIWHDLISFESKSPFPRLREKLIQQELLDDGEEPTEQAAQMRLILKDYLKNIQSDLVPTQAQLTMSHHPTLDLIPWPKFRSKAITAVHSTPPLIDREDFCLDLLNDGLRCWGFANGSSLPSAAPWDAQNWEAAPWFLEKWEHLTEGRDGDEWKISARWWSMGARSSV, from the exons CGGAACTATC GCGCGCGGCAAAAAGAGAGGAGACGCATGCTGGAGAACCTAGCTATCTCTAGCATCATTTTGCCATCTACCCTGGATGTCTTATGCACGCATGGGGTAGCAGCGGCGCAGAAGAACTATCAAGATCGAGCAGTCGGACCAAGTCAGCTGACAAGAACCATGTGCCCTACTATCGTCGATGCGGATTTTCATAGTCCAGATATCGCACCGGGATTTACGGCCTCCGACTTCTTCTCCTGTATCGATTCTTGCCCAGAGACGGAACGTCGTACTTTTTTCCTACTGATGACAAAAGAGCTCTTCGGTATCCGGGATATTATCAAATATGGTCTCATTTTCCTAGGATACCCCGTGAGCTCTTCACTTTACAACAACGCCATGCACCTTCCAATGAACCAATGGCTTCAAGACGTTCAACAAAGTCTAGGCAGCTTTGATCTCAGAGCCGCAACTAAAGCCGGTATTAGTATTTTGGGAAAGCTAAACATACCATCGGGACATAATTCCAGGATTCACGAGATAGTGACATCTCCATTGAGTCACTTCCAGACTAGAGACTACATCCTTCTCTGCCGAATTTCGTTTGTATCGGCTGTTTTCATGAATGCACGACATCTGGGAATCATATGGCACGACCTCATATCTTTTGAATCTAAATCGCCATTTCCTCGCTTAAGAGAGAAGCTCATACAACAAGAATTATTAGATGACGGCGAAGAACCTACCGAGCAGGCAGCGCAAATGCGTCTGATACTCAAGGATTACTTAAAGAACATACAATCAGACCTTGTGCCTACACAGGCACAGCTAACCATGTCTCATCACCCAACACTGGATCTGATCCCATGGCCAAAATTTCGTTCCAAAGCCATCACCGCAGTACACTCAACCCCCCCGTTGATTGACAGAGAGGATTTCTGTCTTGACTTACTCAACGACGGTCTTCGATGCTGGGGCTTTGCTAATGGGAGCTCTTTGCCCTCCGCAGCACCCTGGGATGCCCAGAACTGGGAAGCAGCGCCGTGGTTTCTGGAGAAGTGGGAGCATCTTACTGAAGggagagatggagatgaatgGAAGATAAGTGCTCGGTGGTGGTCTATGGGTGCTAGGTCGAGTGTATAA
- a CDS encoding chaperonin 10-like protein produces MQAFQYGGPESPFALQTLLIPKPKQGQALISVKAAGLCHTDAHYVDGHSISMLGSLPITLGHEVAGTVFKLGSEPSPVQIGDRVVVALVAHPVEKATRSTTIGLGYDGGYSEFAIAHYEHLVKIPEGVSFPQAAVATDSISTAYHAAVVTAGVKESTTVAIIGIGGLGLNAVAISVLQGAKVYGIDINEDKHDDAKSLGAVACASSLASFPDVTFDAVIDFVGSTTTISAGVAAVKKGGTIAMVGLNGQGVEFSSLLLVTKSISLRGSFGASKDELVEVLKLIASGKIAPKLMEIPFWDVPKGLEDIKKNKIEGRLFVRPSLE; encoded by the coding sequence ATGCAGGCATTCCAATACGGTGGACCAGAATCGCCGTTTGCCCTTCAAACCCTCCTCATTCCTAAGCCAAAACAAGGACAGGCCCTCATCTCAGTCAAGGCAGCCGGCCTTTGTCATACCGACGCCCACTATGTTGACGGACACAGCATCTCTATGCTGGGATCTCTTCCAATTACTCTTGGGCACGAAGTAGCCGGAACTGTCTTCAAGCTCGGATCAGAGCCATCCCCAGTTCAAATCGGCGATCGCGTGGTAGTCGCCCTAGTAGCTCACCCCGTTGAGAAGGCAACCCGATCCACAACAATTGGGCTTGGCTACGACGGTGGCTATAGCGAATTTGCGATAGCTCATTATGAACACCTGGTCAAGATTCCAGAGGGAGTATCCTTTCCTCAAGCAGCTGTTGCCACGGATTCAATCTCCACGGCATATCACGCTGCAGTTGTGACCGCTGGGGTCAAGGAATCAACAACTGTCGCAATCATTGGAATCGGCGGCCTCGGCCTCAACGCAGTTGCGATATCGGTACTACAAGGCGCTAAGGTCTATGGAATCGATATCAACGAGGATAAACACGACGATGCGAAAAGTTTGGGAGCGGTCGCGTGCGCCTCCAGTCTCGCGAGTTTCCCCGACGTTACATTCGATGCCGTGATCGACTTTGTTGGATCCACTACAACAATTTCTGCGGGAGTTGCCGCCGTGAAGAAGGGCGGAACTATTGCGATGGTGGGTCTCAATGGACAGGGTGTGGAGTTCTCGTCACTGTTGTTGGTGACGAAGAGTATCAGTTTGAGGGGCTCATTTGGCGCGTCGAAGGATGAGTTGGTGGaggtgttgaagttgatTGCCTCTGGAAAGATCGCGCCGAAGTTGATGGAGATACCGTTTTGGGATGTACCAAAGGGATTGGAGGATATaaagaagaacaaaattGAGGGCCGTTTGTTTGTCCGCCCCAGTCTGGAATAG